In Nymphaea colorata isolate Beijing-Zhang1983 chromosome 5, ASM883128v2, whole genome shotgun sequence, one genomic interval encodes:
- the LOC116254579 gene encoding nudix hydrolase 9 isoform X1, translating to MEEGPEEIGVDPHSYRLVLSCPTGLSRSQVFVDFSAAYDRVPSPNLELEESISKIWDERIQKNPLLYNGKKFRFLNLQYAGYKFCPAEDGANKEPSVCLQLGLTDYRTFAGTNLSPFWMKFIVHSEDDSTQCQHTSSPLGNGAIVETSDGKILVLQRSCNVGEFPGYFVFPGGHPEPQEIGISGHEDNKAPTEVRVLQERISQEMFEGIIREVVEEIGVPASALSDPLFIGISRRELNVRPTAFFYIKCSMESEEVDRLYHTAQDGYESTQLCIALKNDLEKLALRMPGCHHGGFTLYQLMIEALETSSS from the exons ATGGAGGAGGGCCCTGAGGAAATCGGCGTAGATCCTCATTCCTACAGATTGGTTCTCTCTTGCCCTACGGGGCTCTCCAGATCCCAg GTCTTTGTGGATTTCAGTGCTGCTTATGATAGGGTGCCCAGTCCAAATTTGGAGTTGGAGGAATCTATATCTAAG ATATGGGATGAAAGAATTCAGAAGAATCCATTGTTATATAATGGGAAGAAATTTAGG TTTCTAAATTTGCAGTATGCTGGTTATAAGTTTTGCCCTGCAGAAGATGGTGCAAATAAAGAGCCCAGTGTCTGTCTTCAGCTTGGTCTGACGGACTACAG GACATTTGCAGGCACAAATTTAAGCCCTTTTTGGATGAAATTTATTGTTCATTCTGAAG ATGATTCAACACAATGCCAGCATACATCAAGTCCATTGGGAAATGGTGCAATTGTAGAGACATCTGATGGAAAGATTCTTGTGTTGCAAAGGAGCTGTAATGTAGGTGAATTCCCTGGATATTTTGTCTTCCCAGGTGGGCATCCAGAG CCACAGGAAATTGGAATATCAGGCCATGAGGACAACAAAGCACCAACTGAAGTACGTGTCCTACAAGAAAGAATCTCTCAGGAGATGTTTGAGGGTATCATCCGGGAAGTAGTTGAAGAAATTGGAGTTCCAGCATCTGCTCTT TCTGATCCTCTCTTCATTGGCATCTCTCGGAGAGAGTTGAACGTGCGCCCTACTGCTTTCTTCTATATCAAATGTAGCATGGAGTCTGAGGAAGTAGATCGACTTTACCATACTGCCCAAGATGGCTATGAATCGACACAGTTATGCATAGCTTTGAAG AATGATTTGGAGAAGCTAGCTTTGAGAATGCCAGGCTGCCATCATGGAGGATTCACATTGTACCAACTGATGATTGAAGCTCTAGAGACGTCATCATCATAA
- the LOC116254579 gene encoding nudix hydrolase 9 isoform X3: MEEGPEEIGVDPHSYRLVLSCPTGLSRSQVFVDFSAAYDRVPSPNLELEESISKIWDERIQKNPLLYNGKKFRFCPAEDGANKEPSVCLQLGLTDYRTFAGTNLSPFWMKFIVHSEDDSTQCQHTSSPLGNGAIVETSDGKILVLQRSCNVGEFPGYFVFPGGHPEPQEIGISGHEDNKAPTEVRVLQERISQEMFEGIIREVVEEIGVPASALSDPLFIGISRRELNVRPTAFFYIKCSMESEEVDRLYHTAQDGYESTQLCIALKNDLEKLALRMPGCHHGGFTLYQLMIEALETSSS; the protein is encoded by the exons ATGGAGGAGGGCCCTGAGGAAATCGGCGTAGATCCTCATTCCTACAGATTGGTTCTCTCTTGCCCTACGGGGCTCTCCAGATCCCAg GTCTTTGTGGATTTCAGTGCTGCTTATGATAGGGTGCCCAGTCCAAATTTGGAGTTGGAGGAATCTATATCTAAG ATATGGGATGAAAGAATTCAGAAGAATCCATTGTTATATAATGGGAAGAAATTTAGG TTTTGCCCTGCAGAAGATGGTGCAAATAAAGAGCCCAGTGTCTGTCTTCAGCTTGGTCTGACGGACTACAG GACATTTGCAGGCACAAATTTAAGCCCTTTTTGGATGAAATTTATTGTTCATTCTGAAG ATGATTCAACACAATGCCAGCATACATCAAGTCCATTGGGAAATGGTGCAATTGTAGAGACATCTGATGGAAAGATTCTTGTGTTGCAAAGGAGCTGTAATGTAGGTGAATTCCCTGGATATTTTGTCTTCCCAGGTGGGCATCCAGAG CCACAGGAAATTGGAATATCAGGCCATGAGGACAACAAAGCACCAACTGAAGTACGTGTCCTACAAGAAAGAATCTCTCAGGAGATGTTTGAGGGTATCATCCGGGAAGTAGTTGAAGAAATTGGAGTTCCAGCATCTGCTCTT TCTGATCCTCTCTTCATTGGCATCTCTCGGAGAGAGTTGAACGTGCGCCCTACTGCTTTCTTCTATATCAAATGTAGCATGGAGTCTGAGGAAGTAGATCGACTTTACCATACTGCCCAAGATGGCTATGAATCGACACAGTTATGCATAGCTTTGAAG AATGATTTGGAGAAGCTAGCTTTGAGAATGCCAGGCTGCCATCATGGAGGATTCACATTGTACCAACTGATGATTGAAGCTCTAGAGACGTCATCATCATAA
- the LOC116254579 gene encoding nudix hydrolase 9 isoform X2 encodes MEEGPEEIGVDPHSYRLVLSCPTGLSRSQVFVDFSAAYDRVPSPNLELEESISKIWDERIQKNPLLYNGKKFRYAGYKFCPAEDGANKEPSVCLQLGLTDYRTFAGTNLSPFWMKFIVHSEDDSTQCQHTSSPLGNGAIVETSDGKILVLQRSCNVGEFPGYFVFPGGHPEPQEIGISGHEDNKAPTEVRVLQERISQEMFEGIIREVVEEIGVPASALSDPLFIGISRRELNVRPTAFFYIKCSMESEEVDRLYHTAQDGYESTQLCIALKNDLEKLALRMPGCHHGGFTLYQLMIEALETSSS; translated from the exons ATGGAGGAGGGCCCTGAGGAAATCGGCGTAGATCCTCATTCCTACAGATTGGTTCTCTCTTGCCCTACGGGGCTCTCCAGATCCCAg GTCTTTGTGGATTTCAGTGCTGCTTATGATAGGGTGCCCAGTCCAAATTTGGAGTTGGAGGAATCTATATCTAAG ATATGGGATGAAAGAATTCAGAAGAATCCATTGTTATATAATGGGAAGAAATTTAGG TATGCTGGTTATAAGTTTTGCCCTGCAGAAGATGGTGCAAATAAAGAGCCCAGTGTCTGTCTTCAGCTTGGTCTGACGGACTACAG GACATTTGCAGGCACAAATTTAAGCCCTTTTTGGATGAAATTTATTGTTCATTCTGAAG ATGATTCAACACAATGCCAGCATACATCAAGTCCATTGGGAAATGGTGCAATTGTAGAGACATCTGATGGAAAGATTCTTGTGTTGCAAAGGAGCTGTAATGTAGGTGAATTCCCTGGATATTTTGTCTTCCCAGGTGGGCATCCAGAG CCACAGGAAATTGGAATATCAGGCCATGAGGACAACAAAGCACCAACTGAAGTACGTGTCCTACAAGAAAGAATCTCTCAGGAGATGTTTGAGGGTATCATCCGGGAAGTAGTTGAAGAAATTGGAGTTCCAGCATCTGCTCTT TCTGATCCTCTCTTCATTGGCATCTCTCGGAGAGAGTTGAACGTGCGCCCTACTGCTTTCTTCTATATCAAATGTAGCATGGAGTCTGAGGAAGTAGATCGACTTTACCATACTGCCCAAGATGGCTATGAATCGACACAGTTATGCATAGCTTTGAAG AATGATTTGGAGAAGCTAGCTTTGAGAATGCCAGGCTGCCATCATGGAGGATTCACATTGTACCAACTGATGATTGAAGCTCTAGAGACGTCATCATCATAA